In the genome of Raphanus sativus cultivar WK10039 chromosome 4, ASM80110v3, whole genome shotgun sequence, one region contains:
- the LOC108853548 gene encoding putative pentatricopeptide repeat-containing protein At3g28640: protein MSVLLSAFHHHSWKTLILASQRCKTLHHIKSTHASFIIHSLHRNTYAISKLLTSLLPLPNLNNHFPYASLIFNSIQSPNAFVYDTMIRLSSRTSQPHLGVRYFKLMLTEDEGVAPSYLTFHFLLVACLNASLFSVCKQVHSWVVKNGVFASDGHVQTGILRLYVEVGVLLDARKVFDEIPHPDVVKWDVLINGYVKCGLGSDGLMVFREMLGRGIEPDKFLITTALTACAQGGVLAQGKWIHELLKRRKGWIESDVFVGTALVDMYVKCGCLETAVEVFEKLSKRNVFSWASLIGGYAAYGYGKEAIACLEKMEREDGVKPDSVVLLAVLAACAHGGFLQEGRGVFDDMEARYGITPKHEHYSCIVDLMCRAGRLDEAVGVIEEMPMKPLASVWGALLNGCRTHKNVELGELAVKNLLELEKGNTDEEEAALVQLSSIYMTAQRNGEASKIRQMIGQKGIRKAPGCSVLEVDGNVTKFVSGDVSHPFLLQIHAMIHLLSVDALQIL, encoded by the coding sequence ATGAGTGTTCTGCTCTCTGCCTTCCATCATCACTCATGGAAGACTCTAATCCTCGCGAGCCAGCGCTGCAAAACACTGCACCACATCAAATCAACGCACGCATCGTTCATCATCCACTCCCTCCACCGCAACACCTACGCCATCAGCAAACTCCTCACCTCTCTCCTCCCTCTCCCCAATCTCAACAATCACTTCCCCTACGCTTCCCTCATCTTCAATTCAATCCAATCTCCCAATGCCTTTGTTTACGACACGATGATAAGACTCTCCTCTCGAACCTCTCAGCCTCACTTGGGTGTTCGCTATTTCAAACTAATGCTCACGGAAGACGAGGGGGTAGCTCCGAGCTACCTCACGTTTCATTTCTTGCTTGTCGCTTGTTTGAACGCTTCTCTGTTCTCTGTGTGTAAGCAAGTACATTCCTGGGTGGTTAAAAACGGCGTCTTTGCGTCGGACGGTCATGTACAGACTGGAATCTTGAGGCTTTATGTGGAAGTTGGAGTTTTGTTAGATGCACGGAAAGTGTTCGATGAAATTCCTCACCCGGATGTTGTGAAGTGGGATGTTTTGATTAACGGGTATGTTAAATGCGGGTTAGGATCCGACGGGTTAATGGTGTTCAGGGAGATGTTGGGCAGAGGGATAGAGCCTGATAAATTCTTAATTACGACGGCGTTAACTGCTTGTGCGCAAGGTGGGGTTCTAGCTCAGGGGAAGTGGATTCATGAGCTTTTGAAGAGGAGGAAGGGATGGATTGAGTCTGATGTGTTTGTAGGAACGGCGCTTGTTGACATGTATGTCAAGTGTGGTTGCTTGGAGACGGCTGTGGAAGTGTTTGAGAAGTTGAGTAAGAGGAATGTCTTCTCATGGGCGTCATTGATTGGTGGATACGCGGCTTATGGTTATGGTAAGGAAGCTATTGCGTGTTTGGAGAAGATGGAGCGAGAAGACGGTGTGAAGCCTGACAGTGTAGTACTTCTTGCGGTGTTAGCCGCTTGTGCTCACGGAGGGTTTCTTCAAGAAGGTAGAGGGGTTTTTGATGATATGGAAGCTCGATACGGGATCACTCCAAAGCATGAGCATTATAGTTGTATTGTGGATTTGATGTGTAGAGCTGGGAGATTAGATGAGGCAGTTGGTGTTATTGAAGAAATGCCGATGAAACCGCTTGCATCTGTATGGGGTGCGTTGCTGAATGGTTGTCGAACGCACAAGAATGTTGAGCTAGGAGAACTAGCTGTTAAGAATCTTCTTGAGTTAGAGAAAGGTAATACTGATGAAGAGGAAGCAGCTCTTGTTCAACTCTCTAGTATTTACATGACTGCTCAGAGAAACGGCGAGGCATCTAAGATTCGCCAGATGATTGGTCAGAAGGGAATAAGAAAAGCACCGGGCTGCAGTGTATTAGAGGTGGATGGAAATGTTACAAAATTTGTCTCGGGAGATGTGTCACACCCATTTCTGCTGCAAATACACGCAATGATTCATCTCCTATCTGTTGATGCCTTGCAGATTCTGTAG
- the LOC108850316 gene encoding LOW QUALITY PROTEIN: uncharacterized protein LOC108850316 (The sequence of the model RefSeq protein was modified relative to this genomic sequence to represent the inferred CDS: inserted 1 base in 1 codon; deleted 2 bases in 1 codon; substituted 4 bases at 4 genomic stop codons), with amino-acid sequence MMNIGVSSGDSGGGGEAXKLLVESLVVVSSLCFPKYXCPIKPSPVWLTYEENHVXLIDESSRRGSFXVTLLRVMPRNIGVFEAVRFLPKQLFRRITXCFFSISTVHLAFIDLPSLSWLTESSSARRYLSW; translated from the exons ATGATGAACATAGGAGT AAGCTCTGGTGATagtggaggaggtggagaggCGTAAAAGCTTCTGGTAGAGTCACTGGTGGTGGTCTCTTCTTTGTGCTTTCCAAAATATTAATGTCCCATAAAACCCAGTCCTGTGTGGTTGACATATGAGGAAAATCATGTGTGACTGA TTGACGAGTCTAGTCGGCGTGGCAGCTTTTGAGTTACCCTCTTGCGAGTCATGCCAAGGAACATTGGCGTGTTTGAGGCGGTTAGGTTCTTGCCAAAACAGCTCTTTAGACGGATAA TTTGTTTCTTCTCAATCTCCACCGTCCATCTAGCGTTCATAGACCTCCCT TCTCTGTCTTGGTTAACGGAATCTTCATCTGCTAGAAGGTACTTATCATGGTAG
- the LOC108853547 gene encoding AAA-ATPase At3g28580-like, with amino-acid sequence MATMGQLWANTGSTLATLMFTYTIFRRWFPHVGDYLEPFFQRLFSRFYPYIQIKFHEYSGERFKRSEIYSGIQSYLSRDSSLRAKKLKANTTKGSKSLVLSMDDREEITDEFESVTVWWESKKVRTTRQSFSFYPAADEKRYYMLKFHRRDREVIIERYLEHVMKEGKMIEMKNRERKLYSNTPGQNHRNQTKWSHVTFEHPASFDTLAMEEKKKEEIKNDLVKFSKSKDYYKKIGKAWKRGYLLFGPPGTGKSTMIAAMANFLEYDVYDLELTTVMDNTQLRSLLIETSTKSIIVIEDIDCSLNLTGQRKKKEEEDGDEKKAVEKKMKDEGEKKESKVTLSGLLNFIDGLWSACGGERIIVFTTNFVDKLDPALIRKGRMDKHIEMSYCGFEAFKLLAKNYLDVEKSELFDEVKRLLEVEEIKMTPADVGENLLPKCEGEEAETCLKRLVEALKEEKEEAKRRVEEESKQKNEEEEKKKRRKGKEEEMKANKEENKKKIEENGEEEH; translated from the coding sequence ATGGCGACGATGGGTCAGCTATGGGCTAACACAGGCTCTACTTTAGCGACCTTGATGTTTACATACACAATCTTCAGGCGATGGTTTCCTCACGTGGGAGACTACTTGGAACCATTCTTTCAAAGACTCTTCAGTCGTTTCTACCCTTACATCCAAATCAAATTCCACGAATACAGCGGAGAGCGTTTCAAGAGAAGTGAAATCTACTCAGGAATCCAAAGCTACCTCAGCAGAGACTCCTCTCTTCGAGCCAAGAAGCTCAAAGCCAACACAACCAAAGGAAGCAAGTCTCTTGTTCTCAGCATGGACGATAGGGAAGAGATAACCGACGAGTTCGAGAGCGTTACGGTTTGGTGGGAGTCCAAGAAAGTGAGGACCACTAGACAATCCTTCTCTTTCTACCCTGCAGCCGATGAGAAGAGATATTACATGTTGAAGTTCCATAGACGTGACAGAGAAGTAATCATAGAGAGGTATCTTGAGCATGTTATGAAGGAAGGGAAGATGATAGAGATGAAGAACAGAGAGAGGAAGCTTTACTCGAATACTCCGGGGCAGAACCATAGGAACCAGACAAAGTGGAGTCATGTAACGTTTGAGCATCCTGCGAGTTTTGATACTCTAGCtatggaagagaagaagaaggaagagatcAAGAACGATCTTGTTAAGTTCAGTAAGAGCAAAGATTATTACAAGAAGATTGGGAAGGCATGGAAGAGAGGGTATCTTTTGTTTGGTCCACCAGGGACAGGGAAGTCTACCATGATAGCTGCCATGGCGAACTTCTTGGAGTATGATGTTTATGATCTTGAGTTGACAACGGTTATGGATAACACACAGCTGAGAAGTTTACTGATTGAGACTTCAACGAAGTCTATAATTGTGATTGAAGATATAGATTGTTCTCTTAACCTAACGGGgcagagaaagaaaaaggaggaggaagatggaGACGAGAAGAAGGcagtggagaagaagatgaaagatgaAGGTGAGAAGAAAGAGAGCAAGGTTACATTGTCAGGGCTATTGAACTTCATTGATGGGTTATGGTCAGCTTGTGGTGGTGAGAGGATCATTGTGTTTACTACAAACTTTGTGGACAAGCTAGATCCTGCTTTGATTAGGAAAGGAAGGATGGATAAGCACATAGAGATGTCTTATTGCGGTTTTGAAGCGTTTAAGTTGTTGGCCAAAAACTATTTGGATGTGGAGAAGAGTGAGCTCTTTGATGAGGTTAAGAGATTGCTTGAGGTTGAAGAAATCAAGATGACACCGGCGGATGTTGGGGAGAATCTGTTGCCGAAATGTGAAGGGGAAGAAGCTGAGACATGTTTGAAACGTTTGGTGGAAGCGTTGAAAGAGGAGAAAGAGGAAGCAAAGAGGAGGGTTGAGGAAGAGTCCAAGCAGAAGAATGAagaagaggaaaagaagaagagaaggaagggaaaggaagaagagatgaaggCAAATAAGGAGGAGAATAAGAAAAAGATTGAAGAAAATGGTGAAGAGGAGCATTGA